Within the Mustela lutreola isolate mMusLut2 chromosome 2, mMusLut2.pri, whole genome shotgun sequence genome, the region CTGTATCAAAATCCCTGCCTGGGAGCCTACCCTGGGACCCACTTCAGTTCTCCTGCCCCCCAGGCCTGTCATGAGGGCCGACATACGTGGTCATGAAGATGGGTGCTGGGACATGAGGAAGCGGTCTGGGCCCTTCTCATTTTAACCTCCACTGGCTGGAACCAAACTAACCAACAGGGTCCCAAGTTAGTACCCAAAAGTATGTCCAAAGCCCCTTGGGATTGGGGTATTAAAAGGTGAAGAAAGTGAAGGAATGTTTCTAGCAATGGGAAGGGGGTCCAGCCCTCTTCTACCCTGGCTGGTCACTCCAGCAGGCaagagcagagacctgaagggCAGCCTTCCCACAGCCTTCCTGCCAGTCACCGATCTGAGCTAGGAAGAAGGGGCAGGGGACAACCAAGAGGAGCTATACTGCTTTCCTAATTATCTTCAGGTGAAAACCAGTCTAGAGGCAGTATATCCCTTGCCCATCCATTTGCCTAAGCCATTGTAAATTGTacaaaattctttaaattcacagaaaaaatgAGGCAGGCCAGGTTTTCTAGAGCTGGCTCAGCAGTCTTATTGGAGACGTTAATAGTAAGAGAGCTTCACGTTTCCGACGTTACATTTGAACGTTTTCAACGATGCTGTCATGGCTTGCAGTCTGCTCCCGGTTAAGAAAATCCCCCTGATTTTATGGATTGGCGGTCCTGATGACCAATAATAACGGAGACTCTTTAGTCTTACCTGGTtaactcccctccagcaagcgGAGTTGGAATGCGGCTAGAGTCGAAGCCCCCGAAAGCCAGGTGGGTGACCCCCTGTCCGAGGTCATCCCCCGTAGGAGTTTGGTGCAGGCGCAGTGGCTCACGGCgtctctttcctttcttgcaGTACGCCACCACGGGCTGCTCCCTGACCCTGCACCACACGGAGAAGCCAGAACACGAAGACATCTGTGAATACCGTCCCTACTCCTGCCCTTGCCCCGGAGCCTCCTGCAAGTGGCAGGGGTCCCTGGAAGCCGTGATGTCCCATCTCATGCACGCCCACAAAAGCATCACCACCCTGCAGGGAGAAGACATCGTCTTCCTGGCCACGGACATTAACCTGCCGGGGGCCGTCGACTGGGTGATGATGCAGTCGTGCTTTGGCCACCACTTCATGCTGGTGCTGGAGAAGCAGGAGAAGTACGAGGGCCACCAGCAGTTCTTCGCCATCGTGCTGCTCATCGGCACCCGCAAGCAAGCCGAGAACTTTGCCTACAGACTGGAGCTGAACGGGAACCGGCGGAGACTGACCTGGGAGGCCACGCCCCGGTCCATCCACGACGGTGTGGCCGCGGCCATCATGAACAGCGACTGCCTTGTTTTTGACACAGCCATAGCACATCTGTTTGCGGATAATGGCAACCTTGGAATCAATGTGACCATTTCTACGTGTTGTCCGTGAGGCGCTGGAATTATCTGGGCACAGTGCTCTATGGGGAATAAAGGTTTTTACAGGTGTTCTATTCACTGTGTCCTCAGGGATCAAGACCCTCAGTTACCCCATGTTCTGTTTGAACAAGCAGCTTCCCATCTGGCATTAGTCCAGCAGAGTTCATTAAACAGGAATGAATGGGGTTGGCCTGTTAGTCATTTGGAGTCTGTTCTGTGATCTAAAATCaactttattattacattttatttacttcctGAACAGCACTTGACCGGTGGCTCAGGGCTCCGGAAGACCAGGACGTTAGGAATGGGAGGCTCCTTTCTGCCTGGCTCCCTCTCTTGGTCCCTCCACGTTGACAAAAGCACAGTGACTGTCAATAGATTCCTTAACTTTTACCTTGTTTTTAGCGGGGATAGGAAttgtttaaatgcattttaagcagtgtttctcaaacggGATGGCAAACCAATAGGCACAGAATCACCTGTAGTGCTCATCTTAAACATGCAGATCTGGGGAGCCTGTGAATTTAACCATCTCATCAGGTGATTCTGTTCGACAATAAAGTTTGAGAATTACTGGGTTAAATTGTGGAAAGGGTCCAGATTTTAAAGGTGCTTTACGATTGCCCTCTACTGATACTGTTTGTCTATTTCATGCCCCCACCACCTACCATGCCCAGATTAGAACCAGAACTGCAGATCCCCAGGAACACACTCCTGAGATTTGGTCACTCTCTTGTATTTGGGGTGAATTGCCTAGGAAAGCGATTCGTATGGCCACTGATAGGTGTCACATAATTAGTTTTTGCTCATCACTAGTACAGATGACCTGTTTACATGTGGCTTGCCTCAGAGGCCGTCCTTGACTGTAGATGGTGGGAAAGACTAGATCAGTAGAGTTGGAAACGCTTTATCACCAGTGTCATATGCTTGCTATTTAAAGGTATGTGTtggattgttgttgttttttgccaCATTCACTttagttttttaataaatattttccaaaaatgaataTTGTGCTGCTTTTTCCCTATtgaataatgtttatttattggaTGCCTGTCATGTGCAGGTGTATGAAACCTTGGCCTTGGACTCTCACTGTTTCCACATGAAGAAACTGTCATTTGTCTAAGGTCCTGATGCAGGTCTGTGTTAGATCTGGGGTCCACACTCACTTCCCTGAACCACGCACTGTCCTTGGTGTTACGGGTCTCTTCCTTGGAGATCTTCTTTCAAGTGCTAGCACTAATGGAAGAAGAGTATTTCCCCTGTGTTACAGAATCAGAAGGAAGAGTCATGGCTAGAGCTATTATACGGAGTCCGGGGTTTGACCCAAGGTGACC harbors:
- the SIAH2 gene encoding E3 ubiquitin-protein ligase SIAH2, with the protein product MSRPSSTGPSANKPCSKQPPPQPQHAPSPAAPPAAATISAAGPGSSAVPAAAAVISGPGGGGGAGPVSPQHHELTSLFECPVCFDYVLPPILQCQAGHLVCNQCRQKLSCCPTCRGALTPSIRNLAMEKVASAVLFPCKYATTGCSLTLHHTEKPEHEDICEYRPYSCPCPGASCKWQGSLEAVMSHLMHAHKSITTLQGEDIVFLATDINLPGAVDWVMMQSCFGHHFMLVLEKQEKYEGHQQFFAIVLLIGTRKQAENFAYRLELNGNRRRLTWEATPRSIHDGVAAAIMNSDCLVFDTAIAHLFADNGNLGINVTISTCCP